ccaggaaggtgttctcgaccaagagatggagaatgggcaggactgcaatgcgactaCGAGAaaatgggctaaagatctcaatgcacgatggacaacaTGCACCTTGTaaagcgcccttccccaattggctcgctctttaggaaaattttgaagaatggaggtgaAACCCTACAAAACCCTACAGGGGTCCATCACATAATGGCTGAAACATGTGAAATTCCTTTAAGTCACCTTGTATGACAggtaggaatacctcgggcctattctaacccctggacaagcagggggggggggggggggggcggagaggggaggaggaatggGTGTGGCAGTGCCAGGAAGAGTTCTGTCAACGTGTCTGCATCCAAAGCATCATTAGGTGGAAGATACAACGAACACACTGTTACATTAAAGGGAGCTAGGACTTTCATGGCAATTGCTTGTATGGTCGTGGTAAAAGGAGTGGTATCTGTCATCGACGAAATCAGCCACTTcacctttagccctgtctccagtaaTATCATTCTTCCCGTAGATGTGGTAACCCTACAATGCTGGAGTCTCGGTGACTTCAAGATGTGTTTCTTTTAAGCAGAGGCAGAATGCTTTCTCCTGGAccaggagctgtaattcttccaaatgtgagcgacATCCATTTAAATTCCACTACAATACGAGAAGTCCCTGCGGAAGACATTGTTTAGCAATTGTAGTTCTTCTCTTTCTCACTCGGAGGTGACAATTTACCGGGTAGGTCAGGGGGAACGTTAGCCGGTTTCTGGCTCTCCGGTTCCTCCGATTAGAAGTCCATACTCTCAAGAGCATAGTCCCCATCAGATAGGGAGAGAGCTTGCCAATCCAAAGGTTAAACTACCACTTTCTTTGACTTGGAACTACTTTCCGAATAACGGCTTTCTTTCTTACGGGAGGAGGTGGTTGCTTGGGTCGAGGGGACAGTTTAGTAGGCTTCTGATGGTGGgcagtggtatgtggcttaggtggtgCCCATTGCTGACTGCTTCTGAGTAACTTTTGTTaccaaatgtccccccccccccctcccccacaggtACACTGGCAAGTGCAAGTGCTCATACTTGAATCTGTCATCTTAGTTCGTGTATGGGCATAACACTTGGCAATTGATgtcttaagggctgatgcaaaagaagtatCAAAAACGGAGGTCACATAGCTTTGAAAGCTTTCTTAGCTTCACCATAGTGTGTGTGTCTCTGattttcaactcctgaattttccttccCTCACTGTAAACATTAcattctgctccacactgggtgatcccTGAAGCAGTTTACACATTTCGGAGGAAGTATATAAGAATTGCCCGATTTGTGAGCTGAGCCTCTAAAATTGCCACATGTATCCCTCCCTTTAAGTCCCATACTAGTATGGCCAAATCTTTGATATTCGAAGCATCACATTGGGTTAGGAACAAACAGGTGCATCTTAAGACAGATGTACTGTACCGTACACAAGAGCATCGACAGCAAACAATCACAGATCGCTGCCCgcactgtctgccaaatcatttatgtgtataaagAACAGCactgatcctatcacacttccctgtggcactcttgatgatacccttgtctctgatgaacactcactgtccagGATGCAATATACTGTGTTCTATTGcttagaagtcttcgagccactcactcacctgtgaacttattctatatgttcatacctttgttaacagcctgcagtggggcactgtgtcaaacaccttccggatatctagaaatataacatctgcctgttgcccttcatccatagtttgcagcatattatgtgagaaaagggcaagctgagttttgcacgagttaTGCTTTCTAAAcgtatgctgatttgtggacataaagcttctcagtctcaagaaagttcattatattcaaactgagagtatgttcaaggattctggagCCAACCAAAGtagcgatattggtctgtaattttctggGTCCATTCTTCTAACcaccttatatactggagtcacctgcacttgtTTCCAgttacttgggactttgtgctgtgcaagagattcacaataaatgcaagctaggtaaggggctaatGCCGCAGAGGACTCTTTGTAAAATCATATTGGgactccatccagacctggtgatttattcgTTTTCAACTCTTTCTGTTGTTTGTCTATGCCAGCGGTGCTTATTACTAtgcccttcatctacatctacatatatactccgttagccaccaagcggtgtgtggcggagggcacaatttgcaccaaagtcatatttccccccctctgttccactcgcagaccgCGCAAGGGAAATACGACTGTCGGAATGCAtcggtacgagctcttatttcccttatctttgaatgatgatcattatgcgatctgaaagttggtggtaataatatatgctctacatcctcgctgAAGAtttgatttcagaatttagtgagcagccccttctgtttagtgcgtcgtctatctgcaagtgtgtcccacttcaaactttctgtgagatctgtaacgctctcacgatggctaaatgtacctgtCACGaatcatgctgctcttctttggaccttctcaatccctTCTCATATGAGAGACTGCGCGACGGTCAAACAACGGTAcctttgtacgattctcctgcatgaacaatttcttaactgcaaaatttaaaacttcatctttACTTTTCCTATCTCCTACTGCTACACTAAACTAGTAAACGGGTGAgtggatagaagccttagacccacttagtgattttacgtggGACCAGATTTTTGTTGAGTTCAGCAGATCTATTGCCAATGTACGATGGTGGTAGTTGTTTAAAGGTTCGCACATCAATCTTTTTAAAGACTGATGAATTTCtgttaacttttgcctgtcgtcagtcgcgctttctcttttgaaccgagagtgtaaCAGCCTTCAATTCCCAGCATTATTTGAATTTTGTTGTTGAACTACAGTGGGTCTTTCTTGTCCTTACTCCACatactaggcacatacttctgcAGAATATGATTTACAATCCGTTTAAGATTTACCCTCTAAGTCCATCATACTGtaactaaatgatgtcaattcatttCCAAGTTGGATGCTAATAACTgtctatctgctctttctagcagaaatactctcctaggctACTTTATCGATTCCATTAACTTCAGTTACCAAAgtcgctataatgacatcatgatcactaatacctGTCTCCATACTGATACCACcaatcaggcctgtttgtagctataaggtctaaaatatttccactgtgtgtgggctgtagaactagctgctcaagacagtttttgggaaACTGTGTTCAAGAGAACTTCGGAAGACTGTGTacctgtaccccctgcaatgaatagTTTATACTCTGTAGTTTAGAGTCTCCTCCAATTAATATTGCACAATGTGGGTACTTCCATACTACTGACCGTAGACTGACTGTCAATGACTGTaacactgtcacagcagaatcaagtggccagtaaaaacatccaacaattaactacTTTTTCCACCTAGATCTGTTGTATGTGACCAGGTAACTTCACTGGACAGATCAAATTCAGTCTCAGTAGAGAGAATATTGTTTCCAATGTGAATTTTTTTTGGGTCCAAGTGAAAGCTACATTTTCATAATTCATTTAACAGATCTCTAATTCCTAACCTGTAATTAGATTTTTGTTGGATATAGCAGTACATACATGATATTACAATGTGGAATAATTGAAGTTTCGCTGCAATTTCCTTACATTTGCTAGACGTATCACATTAATGCTtggatacaaaagaaaaagaaagtaaagcTAATGAAAGTGAACATTAATTTTAGTGGGAAGTAAACTGGTGCCCATTACATAAAtaacactgctctctctctctctctctctctctctctctctctctctctctctctctctagctttgCCATTTACACATTCTTACAAGTAGATGAACTATATACGGGACTACTGTATCACTAAATACTACTATGTAAAAAACAGCAATGTATACCTAATGCTTGTAGCTTCTCCTTGGCAACAGCATCTTCTGACGTGGATTCAGCATTTTCTTCTGCTGCACTTACCAAATTAAGACGACGCTGTACCTGTCTGTATACTACAGGCTTACATGTTGTTGAAGATTTGTGAGTCTTCCAGCAGTCAAGAGAACAACTGAAATATGTATTACAATACAATGATACCATCTATGGTATTAATGGAAAATGTATTCTACTTTCAATACTCTTTCCCTTATGCACAAATTTTCTAAAAGTCCAAGCCTTCACCATGGTGTGATGGGTAAAATCACAATGGCGTAGCTGGCTTTACAGTGGACTTTAATCCAGGATTGGAGTTCTGTTGTTGCTACAGAAATTGGAAACAATATATAGGCCTATAATTCTATAATGCGACTGCTGTTGAGATGGTAAAAAATCCGGACTTTGAAAATGTATCTGCACAATCTCCTTCAATTTCAGCAAAATATAACTGAAAATAGTTTTTGTTATAGCTAGGGGTGATATTTATTTCAGATTCCGGTCTCGAGACGAATCAAGCACTATGCAGTTCGCCGCTCATAGGAGTATTTCAGAAGTGCATAAAAGAAAAACAAGTAGGGCGTAAATCCTACAGAATATATTCATGGTGCAAAATGCAAAAAATGGGCTGCTGTAACAGTTACCATCACGGTTTCCACATTACAATAATATCCTACGTATCAGACAGAGTAAATACTTACTAAGAAATCAGACATTCCGGACATTTATACTTTGACTTTCCAAGCTCGCATACATTGCAAACAATTGTCATCTTCCAGTCCTTGCACTTCACACACGGTTCTGGCGACAGCTATATACAAACACTTACTTCAGTAACTGTAATGTTGGTGTGCTTGTTTATTCTAGTAGTAGTAGTTTGTTTTTACAGTAGTgccatgagatttttttttaatttgaaggaTTCTATTGAAGAAACTTCTTTGTAACTTGTGCATTTCTTGACATTTGATATGAAACATTAATgtgtcaataaaaatattttttcaaacgAAGGTTTTGGAAAATCCTAGAGGAACAACGTACAACTGTGTTAtcgttgtgttgtcatcattgtgAAAATATGGCAGATACAAATTTGCCGCTTCGTCTAACTTTAGAGTTTGGGTATGTAATTTTTCTGACTTAATTTTATTGGCATGGGCACTTCGTTTGAAGTACCATTGTGTTCACTTATTAACATTTCCCAAAAGTCACTTtaccaaaaaagaaaaatgtattactAATGTGTCAGTCGtacttacaatatatttattaatcTTGCTCTGCCCTGCCGCTGTGCACAGTCGTTATTTTATGCTTCTGTGTTtgatgaaatatcattttactagCGGTAGTGTATCTTTCTGTAGTTTCAACGTAATACAGACTTCCTGGACGAATGTCATCAACGAAACTTTTATGATTGTCTACAGAAATAGACTTACTCTTCATGAACGGCGAAGCACTTCTAGAAAATTTGTGCATAGGAGGGCATTGCGTATCAGTGTGTAGTGTGTGGTAGCGTAATCTGCGATGTCAATAGCATGTGTTGAAACTCTAGCGAATAGTAGCATGTGACTTACGACTCTCGACAGTCGAAGAAAATTCCGGCAAGGTTATATTTTACgagcattatttatttattattttcgtaattaatttttctctttgcACGTACCAGTGAGATAATAGAAAAACGACTGCCTGCTGCTAACGTTTTACTATACATTCACTCCTGTATCAGTGTTAACAGTGGGCTTCTTGAGATTTCAGTATTTCTATAGTAAAGAATGTGCTCTTTAATTTTTGCATGGAGGCGTATAACAGAGGGGGGAAAACTATTTTTCAGAGGAATGTAAAATGTTGCATTTGAATACTGTATGTGAATTAAAGGATGGTTATTACCCTAATAAAATTTTTGGGCTTCCCCATAATGGTTGCTGAGTGCTTCAGATATAAACTTCGTTGAAAAAAACTTATTTCATATGGTTATATCTTAGTAGATAGGTTTGTATTCACCCAGATGCTAAATTTATCACTTACAGTAAATACTCTGATCTGTTTAAATACGTGTTTTGGCTTAGTACATTAAATTTGCTTATTGGATCTAAACACTTCACTAGACCACATGGTCTACTATCAGCTATGCAATGTGCAAATCATTGTTCGTTCCATGGTAAAAGTTAATTGCTACTAAATAGTATTGCTTATGTCCTCGTATACCTACCATGCTCAGTTGAATCATACCTTCACTACAGAAGCTACATTTTATAGTCTTTAGGGTGTTCCAAAATCACTGACAGAAAACATATTCCTGGAGTGTGGTATGAAACTACTAAGTGTGTCATTGTGATTCTTGAGGCTAACTCAGGTTGGTAAATACATTCCCCTTGAGATTAACAAACCATTTGATCATGGTAAAAAGTTGTCCTGTCTATTAGACATCCATAATTTGTCTGTTAACCATTGTAGTTACGAGAAAAGTAGTGTTAGTACTGTATTTAAAGTAATTACAGTAGATGAACTCCTCTCCATAAAGACTGAAACTTTGCAAAATTTGTCCTGTTGTAGTTTATATAGATTAATGTAGCTAAATGACAGTTAACAACTATTTAAGGGACAAAACAAACTTATGCTTTATTCGCACAACACACATTAATACATTTGACTACCAAATTATATTATGTTGCCCCATCAACAAACATGGGACATATATATTCCATAGAGTCTAATATCTTGTGCGCCACTATGCACACTGGAAAATGTTTCTTCACATATACACAACACTCCCCCTTGAACGAATGTTTTTCAGATACTCAACACCATAATGTTTAACCAGCTTCTGAAATTTGTCCTCACTGAGAGGTTTGGTTAGGAGATAACATAACATTTCTTCCGTGCATAGGTAAGTGAGGATTATATTCCCCTGTTCCACATGATGTCTTATAAAGTGATGCCTTATGTCAATATGTTTGGATCTTACACTGGTGACATTATTTTTTGCAAGTTTAATAGCTCCCATATTGTCACAAAATATCACAGTTGGCTTTAATGTTGGAGGAGATTCTGTTTCACTCATCAGTGTATGGATCCAAAGAGCTTCTTGGATAGTGGAGGACAAGGCCATATATTTAGCTTCTacagtactcaaagcaacagttcttTGTCTCTTACAAGACCATGATATCAATCTTCCCATTAGTCTAAAACAACTTGCAGTGATGGAGTACCTTCTTTCCAACTCATTTCCCCAGTCTGCATCACTGTATCCTTCTAAATTTGCATTTCCAGTTTCAGAATATTTTAACTTATAATCAGCAGTTCCATTTAAATGTCTGAATATTCTCTTGACTGCCATCCAGTGTTTTTCTTTCAGATCACTGCAAAACTTGCTTTCTGCATTTGTGGCAAATGCAATGTCTGGTCTGGAAGACTGTGCTAAGTACAGTAGACTTCCTACAGCTTCCAAATAGGGTACACTTTccttacatttcttgtcatcatcagttattagcaGTTTTGTATTGTTTTTAATAGGAGTAGGAACAggtttacaatttttcattttgaACTTTTCTAAGATCTTCCTTGTTTACAGAGATTGATCAATCGATAATTCTCCTCTGTTGGCACTTCTTAGAATCTTCATGCCTAAGTATTGATTAATTTCCCTTAAATCATGCATATTAAATTCTGACCGTAACTGTTCTTTAAAAACTCCATCTGGCTTTcactattggttaaaataaaagAATCATCTACCCATATGGCCATGATTGCaatttcttcattacttcttttATGATATATACTGGAATCTGCCTTTGACTGTAACATACCTAGTTTTATCAAACttttatgcaaacatttattcCAGCAATGGCCACTTTGCTTTAAACCATATATGCCTTTCTTCAAATGCCAAATTCTCCTTTTCCCTTTATAAGGTCGCTTAATTTCATCAGGTGGAATCACATGTTTCCTCTTCCAGTCTTCCATTCAGGTAGGCTGTTTTCACATCCATTTGATGAATTAATAagtctttctttactgccagagcTAAAAGGTATCTTAATGATGAATACTTCACCACTGGCAAGAAAGTTTCATTGTAATCTATTCCTTCTTTCTGGGAATATTCTTTAACTACCAATCTGGTTTTGAATTTTGGTATTGCACTTTCAGGATTTTTAATACTTAACACCCATCTTGTTCTCAGTGGCTTTTTATTTTCAAGCACGCCAACCCATTCATATGTATCATTATCCACAAAAGATTGCAGCTGCTTTTCAACAGCCTTTTTTCAATCTTGAGCACTTGAACTTGCTGAAACTTCATCAGCTGTGATTGGTTCATTGTTGATGGTTTTGGCAGCATATATTTCATAATCTGGATATTCTTTTGGTTTTACTATACGTGAAGACCGCCTTAAActgacttcctctgttgaatcTTCTTCCTCAATTTGATTCTCAGGTAGCACATCAGTTTCCTCTTTATTCtcgtcttcttctgtttcagtttccatctctgtttcagcactatcacacattatggggactgatgaccttcgctgtttagtcccccttaaacatccaacaacatcCAACACATTATGCTTGATTGCATTACTGTGTCATTTTGACTACTATTCTTTATTTTAGGTCTATAATCCTCCAAAAATACATCTCTACTACGTATTGTCTTCTTATTCACAGGATTATAAAATCTGTAGCCTTTTGAATCCTTACAGTagccaacaaaaatatatttttgagattttgcatCCAACTTTCCTCTTAATGGTTTTGGAATATGAACCAGGGCTTCACATCCAAAGACTTTTAAGTGCTTTAGATCCAGTTTCTTCCCAGTCCGTACTTCATAAGGTGTCTTTTGTCTCACAGCTTTGGTAGGTGATCTGTTAATTAAATACACTGATGTTGACACAGCCTCTGCCCAAAAACACTTAGGTTGCTCAGCATCGCTTAACATACTTCTTGCCTTTTCTACAATGGTTCTATTGGCTCATTCTGCAACTCCATTCTGAGAAGGACTGTAGCGAATGGTAGTCTGATGCCtaatacccattccattcaactgttccttTAACCGTCTGTTTACGTATTCTGATCCATTGTCTgatctaataattttaattttcttcccagTCTGTCTTGTTGGGCAgcatatatttcattattttgcaaTAAACAACAAATACATCACTCACTTTATCCTTGCTACTTATAAAATAAACATGCAAATATGTAGAAAAATCGTCTATGAATGTCAGGAAATAGAAGCTACCTCCTAAGGATTCATTCTCCATAGGTCCACAAAGATCTGAATATATGAGTTGCAAGACTTCGGTAGATCTGCTCCGACTCGATTTAAATGGCAATCTAGCCTGCTCCCCTTGCAAACTCACATTGAACattattcattccataattttccaTCCCAGTTGCCATATTGTTCAGTAAAGTCATACTTTTCATATTCAAATGTCAAAGTCTCCTTTGCCACAAGAAACCTTTTGCAGCATAAACAGAGTGATTTCCTGTTTCAGCATTATTTTGAACTGTGTTCACATTGTAAATACCTGTTACATTACTTGCAGTAGCTACAATATATCCACAAGAGTTTGTCACTTTGGCTCCCTCTAAATCAAAGATAACTTTGTTACCCTCCTGTACTATTTCGCTTACTGACAACAAATTAGTTGCAATATTCTTTACATAATGTACATCATGAGCAGTAACAATTTCCTTTTCCCCATTCACATGCAAATTAAAATCCACTTTTCCTGCGAGTCCACACCTTAACTTAGATCTGTCAACTGTAGAAATTCCAATGTGAGTCCTTGACTGAACATCATACAAACCTGATGGAGCTTTGGTAATGTGCACAGATGCCCCTGAATCTAGGAACCATTCTGCGTAACTCGCTTCATTAAAGAGTAAAAACAGAAAATGCCTTACCTTTATCGATAGTCTTTCTCTCAGGACTACCAGAAttaacatgcttcttttcttttatacttaacttttcaTTACACTTTAAAGCAATATGTCCAATTTTCTGGCATCTGAAACATCTTATTggcttcttcttcttgtacttagagtgTAAAGCTGACACTGTTTCTTTTCTTGAAGCATTAGAATCTGGTTCATTCTTCACCTTCTGTAGAATCTTTACTTTAACACTGTCCGCTGTAATGGATATTCCTGAATTTTCCAAATCCATAATCATTGGCGAAGATTTCTCTGGTAGTCCAGCTAACAATAAAGTTCCAATCCATTCATCCGCAATTTCAAAACCAATATTCCTCAGACGATTGgagattgaaattattttattcacatattcatCCACACTTTTACACTTACTCAATCTTGTGGTTATCAGCTCACAAAGTAATCCTACTTTTCTGGTTAAACCGCcatcttcaaatgcgtttttcagttTGTCCCATACCTCCTTTGCTGACATAGCCTTTTCTGTGTGAACATAATTAACTTCCGATCCTTAGTAGCAAAACTTGATTCTGTAGGTGCCAGTTTACCATTTATGACATCCCATAAGTCATCCATGTGCAAATACGTCTCAATGGCAAATTTCCAGGTCGCGTAGTTTTCGCGCCCTACAAGCCGCTCTATTTGCGGCTTCTGTGTTGTACTCATTGTAAAG
This sequence is a window from Schistocerca americana isolate TAMUIC-IGC-003095 chromosome 4, iqSchAmer2.1, whole genome shotgun sequence. Protein-coding genes within it:
- the LOC124612919 gene encoding zinc finger HIT domain-containing protein 3, which produces MTIVCNVCELGKSKYKCPECLISYCSLDCWKTHKSSTTCKPVVYRQVQRRLNLVSAAEENAESTSEDAVAKEKLQALAESDELKDVLKNHELREMLIAIDKSKFPSQAIQAAMMEPMFVEFADICLKIVEPPAE